GCTCAAATCCTGTTCAACTCATTTGTCCTCTAATGACACTGTTTACCACACCGCCAACTCTCCCACAACATTGTTCATTAGCTTGAACTGGATATTACAAATCATTCAAGTCAAAGTTTGAACTGACCCTTATTCACAACTTGAATCCACCTCTACATACAAAGTCGATAGCCAACCACAAATTTGGCAAACCAGAGGTTTAGCATAACCTCTCGATCAAGAACGAAAGGGGAAGGCTGCCACATTAGGAAAGCTCAAGAAGAATACTATGTTATATCTAGACATGCAAGTAGCCTATCCAATTCCAACACAGACAGAATATACCATTTCAGAAAGTTGAATAGAAAAAGATGCATCACATAGTGATTGAACTGGACAAACATATACAATGTTTGTATATTACATACATGATACCATAAAGGCAACCCAATGTGGATTACCATtttcttttactatttttttctccctttttccCCTGCTTTTCAGATATACACAACAAGGGCACTGTAGGATTATTATCTTCAAGAATTGGATGAAGCAGAAAGTAATCTGTACAATTTATAAGGGATTTACCAGAAAATATCATCAACTGCAGTTGAAGAGGAAGGGtaatcttcttcctcctccaaCTCCAACTCTGGCTCTAACGATTCAGATTCAGGTGATTCAATATCGCCAAGGTTCTTCAGATCAACCACTGAAAGCTCATCTAATTGCCTAACCACCAAGTCAGCAGCTCCAAGCTCATACACTGGATGCTTGCTAGCAACAGCCACACACTTCATACGTGCGTCATGAGCAGCCTCCACTGTCTGATTAGAGTTCCCAAATACAATACACCGCTCAGGTATAAACTTTAGAAGTTGAGCTGCATACACAAACATCTCTGGATCAGGCTTTCCTCTATGAACATCCTCTGCTGCTATAATTGCAGTGAAGTACTCTTCAATCCCTTCGGTTACAATTGCAGTCTCCAGGATTTTTCTTGGACAAGTTGAAACCAAAGCCATCGGAATCTTGTAATTCATCAATACATTCACAAACTCTTTAGACCCATTTCGTAATCTATTTATCCCACCTTGCAGAGCCTGGTAAATTTCTTCCCACCGCAAAGCCATTCTCCTCAATTCTGTTGGGTCTCTTGACCAGCACAGAACTTCTGATGTGGCCTGTTCATTCTTCATCCCTTCAACTCTTCTAAGAATGAAAGCTGGAGGAGGAGATTTTCCTTCTTCTTGGGCAAGAGTGAGCCAAGCCTGCTTCTCAATATCAGGATTATCTTCAATTATAACTCCTTCCCACTCAAATATAGCACCTAACCAACCACAACCCATTCTTTCATGTCGAAGCAAGGGATTATGCAGTGAAGGGTTATCTGCTTTATTCTCTGGTGGCCACAAACCTGATTTCCAGTCAACACCAGTGTCTACACGGTAGTTCCAATCACAACGTATTCTATCTTCCTCTCTAAATGAATAAGTCTCTTTTGCCAGCTCCACTGCAAGAGCACTAATTGGCAAACTAATGGACCTATCAGCTTTTAATATCGGGAAACTAACAACCCTTCCACCAATAAATTCTGTAACAGAGAACCGGAAGTTATCAGAAAGTTTCCTTTTGCCAGAGACA
This sequence is a window from Mangifera indica cultivar Alphonso chromosome 20, CATAS_Mindica_2.1, whole genome shotgun sequence. Protein-coding genes within it:
- the LOC123204406 gene encoding 5-amino-6-(5-phospho-D-ribitylamino)uracil phosphatase, chloroplastic-like; this encodes MVVDSISALSFLGHWPMCPRIPLKDVSGKRKLSDNFRFSVTEFIGGRVVSFPILKADRSISLPISALAVELAKETYSFREEDRIRCDWNYRVDTGVDWKSGLWPPENKADNPSLHNPLLRHERMGCGWLGAIFEWEGVIIEDNPDIEKQAWLTLAQEEGKSPPPAFILRRVEGMKNEQATSEVLCWSRDPTELRRMALRWEEIYQALQGGINRLRNGSKEFVNVLMNYKIPMALVSTCPRKILETAIVTEGIEEYFTAIIAAEDVHRGKPDPEMFVYAAQLLKFIPERCIVFGNSNQTVEAAHDARMKCVAVASKHPVYELGAADLVVRQLDELSVVDLKNLGDIESPESESLEPELELEEEEDYPSSSTAVDDIFW